From the Desulfovibrio sp. JY genome, one window contains:
- a CDS encoding efflux RND transporter permease subunit → MTLPELCIRRPVGTTLLTMALILAGSIAFKLLPAAALPQVDFPTISVQAQLPGAEPQTMATSVAAPLERQFARIAGVTEMTSQSSRGSTRINLQFDLDRDINGAARDVQSAINAAMGYLPSTLKQNPTYRKMNPADAPIMVLALTSDSVSRARMYDVASTVLQQKLSQVEGVGQVFVGGGALPAVRVNVDPAALAAKGLSLADVKKMLTTTTVNQPKGRIEAGDRSYEVETNDQLHKAWQYQPLILSYKNGAAVHLTDVATVTSSVEDVRTAGFVNGKPSVMIIVFRQPGANIIETVDNVKALLPQLKASLPGDVGVSVEMDRSPPIRASLAEVEQTLVISCLLVILVVFVFLGSARATLIPAVATVASLVGTFAVMYLLGYSLDNLSLMALTIATGFVVDDAIVVVENVARHMEQGMAPRAASLLGSKEVAFTVVSMSVSLVAVFIPILLMGGMVGRLFREFAMVLSIAILISLVLSLTSTPTLCAVLLRPTVKKASGRPGLAARAFAWLHRGYERSLSFALSHPRLMLTATVGALAGAIWLYVAIPKGFFPEQDTGRVMGFIQAAPDTSFQAMEKKLRAVIKVIGANPDVASVTGFTGGGGGPGGGGTNSAQMFISLKPKNKRPPLAVTMGRLRRALAAVPGAPAFLMPAQELRMGGRPGKALYQYTLLSDSFPDLVAAVPKVEAAMKKLPGLTDVSADQQDNGLMTFVDVDRDTASRLGVTTAAVDAALYSAFGQSLVGVSYTDQNQYHVVLEVTPRDLQAPEGLRKIYVAGKDGVQVPLASVARFRPSEAALSVNHQGQFPAATISFNLAPGVALSQASTAIEAATRTLHLPSSVRGSFAGTAEAFKSSLSTQPLLLLAALIAVYIVLGILYESTVHPLTILSTLPSAGLGAVAALWAFHMDLTIIAVIGIILLIGIVKKNGIMLVDFALSAERERDLSPRDAIYEACLKRFRPIMMTTMAAFLGALPLALGTGSGAELRRPLGIAIAGGLLVSQAMTLYTTPVIYLYLDRLRCWGRGPLFAKRGPLPQTPSLPKNS, encoded by the coding sequence ATGACCCTGCCCGAGTTGTGCATCCGCCGCCCCGTCGGCACCACGCTGTTGACCATGGCCCTGATCCTGGCCGGTTCCATCGCCTTCAAGCTGTTGCCGGCGGCGGCCCTGCCCCAGGTGGATTTTCCCACCATTTCGGTCCAGGCCCAGTTGCCCGGAGCCGAGCCCCAGACCATGGCCACCTCGGTCGCCGCGCCGCTGGAGCGCCAGTTCGCCCGCATCGCCGGCGTAACCGAGATGACCTCCCAAAGCAGTCGGGGCTCGACGCGCATCAATTTGCAGTTCGACCTCGACCGCGACATCAACGGCGCGGCCCGCGACGTCCAGTCGGCGATAAACGCCGCCATGGGCTATCTGCCCTCCACCCTGAAGCAGAACCCTACCTACCGGAAGATGAACCCGGCCGACGCGCCGATCATGGTCCTGGCGCTCACTTCGGACTCGGTGTCGCGGGCCAGGATGTACGACGTGGCCTCCACCGTGCTCCAGCAAAAGCTCTCCCAGGTCGAGGGCGTGGGACAGGTGTTCGTGGGCGGCGGCGCGCTGCCGGCCGTGCGGGTCAACGTCGATCCCGCCGCCCTGGCCGCCAAGGGGCTGAGCCTCGCCGACGTCAAAAAGATGCTGACCACGACCACGGTCAACCAGCCCAAGGGCCGCATCGAGGCCGGGGATCGCTCCTACGAGGTGGAGACCAACGACCAGCTTCACAAGGCCTGGCAGTACCAGCCCCTGATCCTGTCCTATAAAAACGGCGCGGCCGTGCACCTGACCGACGTGGCCACGGTCACCTCGTCGGTGGAGGACGTGCGCACGGCCGGTTTCGTCAACGGCAAGCCGTCGGTCATGATCATCGTCTTTCGCCAGCCCGGGGCCAACATCATCGAGACGGTGGACAACGTCAAAGCGCTGCTCCCCCAGCTCAAGGCCTCCCTGCCCGGCGATGTGGGCGTCTCCGTGGAGATGGACCGCAGCCCGCCGATCCGGGCCTCCCTGGCCGAGGTGGAGCAAACGCTCGTCATCTCCTGCCTGCTGGTCATCCTGGTGGTGTTCGTGTTTCTCGGCAGCGCCCGGGCCACGCTCATTCCGGCCGTGGCCACGGTGGCCTCCCTCGTCGGCACCTTCGCGGTCATGTACCTGCTGGGTTATTCCCTGGACAATCTGTCGCTTATGGCGCTCACCATCGCCACCGGCTTCGTGGTCGACGACGCCATCGTGGTGGTGGAAAACGTGGCCCGGCACATGGAGCAGGGCATGGCCCCGCGCGCGGCCTCACTTCTGGGCTCGAAGGAAGTGGCCTTCACCGTGGTGTCCATGAGCGTGTCCCTGGTGGCGGTCTTTATCCCGATCCTGCTCATGGGCGGCATGGTGGGCCGGCTTTTCCGCGAATTCGCCATGGTGCTCTCCATCGCCATCCTCATATCGCTGGTGCTCTCGCTCACCTCCACCCCGACCCTGTGCGCCGTGCTGCTGCGCCCGACCGTGAAAAAGGCCTCCGGCCGGCCGGGACTGGCGGCCCGCGCCTTTGCCTGGCTTCATCGCGGCTACGAGCGCAGCCTGTCCTTCGCCCTGTCGCACCCGAGGCTCATGCTCACGGCCACGGTGGGGGCGCTGGCCGGCGCGATCTGGCTTTACGTGGCCATTCCCAAGGGCTTTTTTCCGGAACAGGACACCGGCCGGGTCATGGGCTTTATTCAGGCCGCGCCGGACACGTCGTTCCAGGCCATGGAGAAAAAGCTGCGGGCCGTGATCAAGGTCATCGGGGCCAACCCGGACGTTGCCTCGGTGACGGGGTTCACCGGCGGCGGCGGCGGGCCCGGCGGCGGCGGCACCAACTCGGCCCAGATGTTCATTTCCCTCAAGCCCAAAAACAAGCGTCCGCCCCTGGCCGTGACCATGGGGCGGTTGCGCAGGGCCCTGGCCGCCGTTCCCGGCGCGCCGGCGTTCCTCATGCCGGCCCAGGAGCTGCGCATGGGCGGCCGGCCGGGCAAGGCGCTCTACCAGTACACGCTGCTCTCGGACAGTTTTCCCGATCTGGTGGCGGCCGTGCCCAAGGTCGAGGCGGCCATGAAGAAGTTGCCCGGGCTCACCGACGTCAGCGCCGACCAGCAGGACAACGGGCTGATGACCTTTGTCGACGTCGACCGGGACACGGCCTCGCGCCTGGGCGTGACGACCGCGGCCGTGGACGCGGCGCTCTACAGCGCCTTCGGCCAGAGCCTGGTCGGCGTGTCCTACACCGACCAGAACCAGTACCATGTGGTGCTCGAGGTCACGCCGCGCGACTTGCAGGCCCCCGAGGGGCTGCGCAAGATCTACGTGGCCGGCAAGGACGGCGTCCAGGTGCCGCTGGCGTCGGTGGCCAGGTTCCGCCCGAGCGAGGCGGCGCTTTCGGTCAATCACCAGGGGCAGTTTCCGGCCGCTACCATCTCGTTCAACCTGGCTCCGGGCGTGGCCCTGTCCCAGGCGTCGACGGCCATCGAGGCGGCGACCCGGACGCTGCACCTGCCGTCCTCGGTGCGCGGCAGCTTCGCCGGCACGGCCGAGGCCTTCAAAAGCTCGCTGTCCACCCAGCCGTTGCTGCTCCTGGCCGCCCTGATCGCGGTCTACATCGTGCTCGGCATCCTCTACGAGAGCACCGTCCACCCGCTGACCATCCTCTCGACCCTGCCCTCGGCCGGGCTCGGGGCCGTGGCCGCGCTGTGGGCCTTCCACATGGACCTGACCATCATCGCCGTCATCGGCATCATTCTCTTGATCGGCATCGTCAAGAAAAACGGCATCATGCTGGTGGATTTCGCCCTTTCCGCCGAGCGCGAGCGCGACCTTTCGCCGCGCGACGCCATCTACGAAGCCTGCCTCAAACGCTTTCGGCCGATCATGATGACCACCATGGCCGCCTTCCTGGGCGCGCTGCCCCTGGCGCTCGGCACGGGTTCGGGAGCGGAACTGCGCCGGCCGCTCGGCATCGCTATCGCCGGCGGACTGCTCGTCAGCCAGGCCATGACGCTCTACACCACGCCGGTTATTTATTTGTATCTGGACAGGTTACGGTGCTGGGGGAGGGGGCCCCTTTTTGCAAAAAGGGGTCCCCTCCCCCAGACCCCCTCCCTCCCCAAAAACTCTTAA